The Candidatus Nitrosymbiomonas proteolyticus genome has a segment encoding these proteins:
- a CDS encoding formate-tetrahydrofolate ligase — protein sequence MQTASRTDQPPTNLSVAQSARLRPIGEIAEGLGLGEDDFDSYGKFKGKLTSEALDRLLASPAKGKLILVTAINPTPAGEGKTTTSVGLAQGLNRIGESAMPALREPALGPVFGIKGGATGGGYSQVLPMEDINLFFNGDFPAITAAHNLLSAMIDAHLHNGNAERIDLRSIWWPRTVDMIDRGLREIVVGLGKGNGYPRTDGFVITPASEVMAAMCLSDSIPDLQKRLARIVIGLRSDKTPVTANDIGGVGAMTALLRDARRPNLVQTVEGGPAFVHGGPFGNIAHGSSTVVGTKAALRLTDFVVTEGGFGSELGAEKFLNIVVPRIGVAPSAIVLVATIRALRHHGSGCLESGLENLGQHIRHLQQYGPPLVVAINRFGDDAQEDWDRVASYAENLGVSAVVANPFTGGGVGCEDLAKTVVTEAAKPTSFRGLYDASDSAEVKVESIVRKAYGGVGVEFSKSAQKTLDWARAAGLGDLPICIAKTQYSLSDDPKLLGAPKDFKLNVREVKVSAGPGFLVAISGDIMLMPGMGKTPAAMKIDVDSDGVIHGLY from the coding sequence GGCTTCTGGCATCTCCGGCGAAGGGCAAACTGATCCTCGTCACCGCGATCAACCCGACGCCCGCGGGAGAGGGAAAGACCACGACCTCGGTCGGACTGGCCCAGGGGTTGAACCGAATCGGGGAATCGGCAATGCCCGCCCTGCGCGAGCCTGCGCTCGGTCCGGTTTTTGGGATCAAAGGCGGCGCGACCGGGGGAGGATATAGCCAGGTGCTTCCGATGGAAGACATCAACTTATTCTTCAACGGCGACTTTCCTGCCATCACGGCCGCGCACAACCTCCTCTCCGCGATGATCGACGCCCACCTTCACAACGGGAACGCAGAAAGGATCGACCTTCGCAGCATCTGGTGGCCGAGGACCGTAGACATGATCGACCGGGGCCTCCGGGAGATCGTGGTCGGTTTGGGCAAGGGCAACGGTTACCCCCGAACGGACGGTTTCGTCATCACCCCTGCGAGCGAGGTGATGGCAGCGATGTGCCTGAGCGACTCGATCCCCGACCTTCAAAAGCGGCTCGCGAGGATCGTGATCGGCCTGAGATCCGACAAGACTCCGGTAACGGCGAACGATATTGGCGGCGTCGGCGCGATGACCGCATTGCTTCGCGATGCCCGCAGACCCAATTTGGTGCAAACGGTCGAGGGTGGTCCCGCTTTCGTCCACGGAGGGCCATTTGGCAACATTGCCCACGGGAGCTCGACCGTCGTTGGTACCAAGGCGGCGCTTCGGCTCACGGATTTTGTAGTCACCGAAGGCGGCTTTGGTTCCGAACTGGGGGCGGAGAAGTTCCTCAACATCGTCGTTCCCCGCATCGGAGTTGCGCCCTCGGCGATCGTCCTCGTGGCGACGATTCGGGCTTTGCGGCACCACGGGAGCGGCTGCCTGGAGTCGGGTCTGGAGAACCTCGGCCAACACATCCGCCACCTGCAACAGTACGGCCCGCCCCTGGTCGTGGCGATCAACCGGTTTGGCGACGACGCTCAGGAGGACTGGGATCGGGTCGCTTCCTACGCAGAGAACCTCGGGGTCTCCGCCGTCGTCGCAAACCCATTTACAGGCGGGGGCGTAGGTTGCGAAGACCTCGCCAAGACGGTGGTCACCGAGGCGGCGAAGCCAACCTCATTCCGAGGGCTGTACGACGCCTCTGACTCTGCGGAGGTCAAGGTCGAGAGCATTGTTCGCAAGGCGTACGGTGGAGTCGGCGTCGAATTCTCGAAGTCCGCGCAAAAGACGCTCGACTGGGCTCGCGCAGCGGGTCTCGGCGACTTGCCGATCTGCATTGCAAAGACGCAGTACAGCCTGAGCGACGATCCCAAACTATTGGGCGCGCCGAAAGATTTCAAGCTGAACGTTCGCGAGGTCAAGGTTTCCGCAGGCCCGGGGTTCCTAGTTGCGATTTCGGGGGACATCATGCTGATGCCGGGGATGGGCAAGACCCCGGCGGCAATGAAGATCGATGTCGATAGCGATGGGGTCATTCACGGCCTATACTGA